The Mobula hypostoma chromosome 9, sMobHyp1.1, whole genome shotgun sequence genomic sequence tctctgtctcactcgccctctctctctctctctctgtctcactcgccctctctctctctctctgtctcactcgcCCTCTCTcagtctcgctctctctctctctctgttggtctcgcttgctctctctctctctctccccattggtCTCGCTCGCTCCCTCTTGGCCTCGgtcgctcgctctctcttgcCCTTGCTCGCTGGCTGTCTCTCGGTCTCGCTTGcccactctctctctcggtctcgctcgcccactctctctctcggtcTCGCTCGCCCACTCTCTCTCGGTCTCGCTCGcccactctctctctcggtctcgctcgcccactctctctctcggtctcgctcgcccactctctctctcggtctcgctcgcccactctctctctcggtctcgctcgcccactctctctctcggtctcgctcgcccactctctctctcggtctcgctcgcccactctctctctcggtctcgctcgcccactctctctctcggtctcgctcgcccactctctctctcggtctcgctcgcccactctctctctcggtctcgctcgcccactctctctctcggtctcgctcgcccactctctctctcggtctcgctcgcccactctctctctcggtctcgctcgcccactctctctctcggtctcgctcgcccactctctctctcggtctcgctcgcccactctctctctcggtctcgctcgcccactctctctctcggtctcgctcgcccactctctctctcggtctcgctcgcccactctctctctcggtctcgctcgcccactctctctctcggtctcgctcgcccactctctctctcggtctcgctcgcccactctctctctcggtctcgctcgccctctctctctctcggtctcgctcgcccactctctctctcggtctcgctcgcccactctctctctctctctctgtctcacctgctctctctctccattggtCTCGTTCgccctctctctcgcgctctgtctcgctcgccctctctctctcgctctctgtctcgctcgccctctctctctctcggtctcgctcgccttctctctctctctctctctctctctctctctctctctgtctcgctcgccctctctctctctctctctgtctcgctcaccctctctctctctctctctctctctctctcggtctcgcttgccctctctctctctcggtctcgctcgccctctctctctctctctctctctctctctctctctctctctctctcggtctcgctcgccctctctctctctctctctctctctctctctctctctctctctctctctctcggtctcgctcgccctctctctctctctcggtctcgctcgccctctctctctctctcggtctcgctcgccctctctctctctctcggtctcgctcgccctctctctctctctcggtctcgctcgccctctctctctctctctgtctcgctcgccctctctctctcggtctcgctcgccctctctctctcggtctcgctcgtcctctctctctctcggtctcgctcgccctctctctctctctctcggtctcaccctctctctctattGGTATCGCtggctctctctctcaatcttggTCTCGCGCGCTCTCTCAGTCTCGCTCGCATGCTCTCGGTCTCGCTCACACACTCTCTTGGTCTCGCTGGCTCTCTCTGTCTTGGTCTCTCTCGCTCTCAGTCTCGCTGGCTGTTTCTCTCAGTCTCGCTCTCTCTCGGTCTCGCTCCCTCGCCCTCACACTCCcatgtcaatgtctcccatccactacataatgtactgggtgggcacaggagtacattcagccagagactcattccaccgagatgcagcactgagcgtcataggaagtcattcctgcctgtggccgtcaaactttacaactcctcccttggagggtcagacaccctgagccgataggctggtcctggacttatttcataattcactggcataatttacatattactatttaactatttatggttctattactatttattatctatggagcaactgtaatgaaaaccaatttcccctgggattaataaagtatgactatgactctcggtctcgctcgctttctctcctctctctctctctctctctcgctctctctgtctctcggtcTCGCTCACGCGCTCTCGGTCTCgctcgcgtgctctctctctgtctcgctgtctctctctcgGTCTCGCTCGCTCCCTCTCggtctctgtctcactctctcagtCTCGCTCGCGTGCTCTCTCTGGGTCTCGCTGTCTCTCagtctcgctcgctctctctcggtCTCTGTCTCGCTCGCGTGCTCTCTCTCGGTCTCGCTCGCATGCTCTCTCTCGGTCTCGCAGTCTCTCTCTTGGTCTCGCTCGCTctcggtctctctcactctctctgtctcgctcGCGTGCTTTCTCTGGGTCTCGCTGTCTCTCagtctcgcttgctctctctcggtctctctctcgcgctctcccgCTCTCACTCTCAGTCTCggtctcgctctcactctcagtCTCggtctcgctctcactctcagtCTCggtctcgctctcactctctcagtCTCAGTCTCGCTCGCATGCTGTCTCTCTCTCGGTCTCGCtcgcatgctctctctctctcggtctcgctcgcatgctctctctctctcggtctcgCTTGCGCTCTCTCTgtcttgctcgctctctctctgtctcgctcgctctctgtctcgctcgctctctctctcggtctcgctctctctcgttctcgctctctctctcggtctCGTTCTCAGTCTCGCGCTcgctctcagtctctctctctcagtctcgtTCTCTCGGTCTCACttgctctctctgtctcgctcgctctctctctgtgtcgctctctctctctgtgtcgctctctctctctgtgtcgctctctctctctgtgtcgctctctctctctgtgtcgctctctctctctgtgtcgctctctctctctgtctcgcacTCTCTGTCtggctctctctctgtctggctctctctctgtctcgctctctctctctgtctcgctctctctttgtctcgctcactctctctctctgtcactctctctctgtctgtctcgctcactctctctctgtctcgctctctcgctctctctgtctcgctcgctctctctgtctcgctcgctctctctgtcattctctcgctctctctctgtctcgctcgctctctctgtcactctctcgcaCTCTGTctgtctcgctcgctctctctgtcactcactctctctctgtctcgctcgctctctctctgtcactctctctctctctgtctcgctcgctctctgtcactctcgctctctctgtctcgctcgctctctctctctctgtcactctctcgctctctctctgtctgtctcgctcgctctctctgtctgtcgctctcgctcgcgctcttgctctcgctctctctctctcggtcttGCTCAGTATCTCACtccgtctgtgtgtctgtctgtctgtccctctctcccacttGCCTCCCCCTCTTCCAGTTCCCTTCAATGACTTGATGGAAATGCTCTGTTCATGTGCATCGATTTGGTTAACTGTTTCTCCTGGTTTTTGATCAGTAGGGCTCAATATGGGATTTGCATATTACACCTGTAACACTCCTGAGTGAACCAGTGGTAAATTGTGAGTAATGTTTGCACAGTATTACCGTGACTATAGTGATGTCTGTGAAACATCATATTAATTTCATAGTTCTCATAATTTCATAGCTATGAGCAGAAGTTTGGTTAAACTATAAATTAGATGTCTCTTTGAAGAGAAACCAAACATAAAATTCTTTTTCACTAGACTGCTATTCTTTTATTCATGCTTGGGAATATAGGCATCATTGACAAAGCTAACATGTATTGCCCACCCAACCAAGATCACATGAGATAGTCAAAATAAGCACCTAGGATAAAGATGAAAATACAGCAAGAGTTAAAATTGAAATACACCTATGCAGTGTAATAAAAACATATTTATGTTGTTAAATAATTTGAGCAATAGACTGAAGTATAAACTTTTGATTTCTCTGCTCCTCTGGGAACTGAATTATGTAGTACATCATGCAGAACAACATTCTTGATACTTGCCAATTCTTCGGGAAGTATAATTGTGTAACGTGCAATTAGTTTTTGATTAAGACCTCAGCAGGATACTAGTGGAATTTTAGAGAATTATTGATTAAAAATGCCTATCTGTGAATTGAGTAAAGTTACTGTTGCCCATTGGCCAGCTGGtgacgtagtggcatcagcgccggacttcagagcgaagtcTCCCAAGTTTGAACTTAGCCGGCTCCCCAGGCACGCTGTCCATCCgagctgggttgagtgttgagctagcaactcgacctcgtaaaaaagaagttgcctgctacagaaacaccaacagcgaaaaagttgatggcctatgctctcttgtgagtttaaaaggcaatttcctttttctTAACTGTTGCCCATTCATTTGATGGTTCCTTGCTGAGATGTGAGGCACTGGTGATCAAGATCACTTGCTTTGAAGGAATAAATATGAAGTGAATGAACTTGTAaatgaatttaattttatttaaagcCTGTTGCGTTGTACCACATTTGCTTAGGTAtagtttttttatttttaaattatttacctCTGTTTGATTTTGCCTTTAAAATGTTAGCCCTGTTAACTTACTCATAAAAGTAAAATTCTACAGGCATTATAAATTTGAGTTAAAAACAGAAAACGCCAGAAACACTCAGATCAAGCTTCATGTGTACCCTTTCTATCAAACTGTTGTGATATGTGGGTTTTGAATTGAGAAAAAAGAGATGGCTGGAGTAGTTTAGCACTTCTGTGTGAGGGTGTTTATTTggtgcatcaaaaatcaaacttacagcAATTAATGAAAACagcaaaaagaaaactgccaacaTTTACAAAGAGATATCTATCAAAAAACACAATGGCTCCATACTATTTTTTCCCAGTGCAAactcctggtgtgtgtgtgtgtgtgtgtgtgtgtatatctctcccccctgcccctctctccccctctcatccccctcccccctccctctctctctctctttttctctctctgtttatTGGAAAAAGTACATGTGAAATACTGTTTGGAGTGCTGTCTCATGCAAAGGGAAAAGGTAAAGGTGTTGGTGTCGTATCTCCTGTAGTTGCACACAAGAATCTGTGAGAGGGGATTGGTCATGGAAGAAGCTGGAAAAATGAACCATAAAGCTGTGCAGACAACAACCCACTCAGGATGcttggagaggaggggaaggagaagtaTCAAAGAAATGGAAAATGATCAGTTATGTCTGAAGATTGGGTGGGatgggtaagatgagggaaactTTATCCTTGTTTTCTATGGAGGGTGGGCCATAAGGCTGTAGTTGAGGGGAAAAAAGAAACCCTTTCCAAAGATCAGGTGTGGAAGGTGACATTGTCAGAGCAATTGCAGAAGAGACAGAAAGTGTTGGATAATGAAATAGAGCTcttataggaagcatgtggaagtATGTATAGTCCGAATGGTGGTGGAAGTCTATCAACGTGTACTGGTGTCTGATTTATCCCCTTAAGTAGAATTGGAGATGCTAGAAAGGAAGAGTTGGAGGTCAATCATAGGAAAGTGAGAGTGCGAATAAATTGATTTGTAATTTCTATTTGCctggggaaaattgcagtccTCTTATTTTTTAATATAGAAAGGAATAGGGTATACAGAGCAGCCGTGTCCATGGCTTACCTTAATAAATACTCTTAACATGATTTGAGTAATTACAGAATAAATTTAATCATCTTGGATAGTGGCAAATCACATGTAGCCATATTGCATACAGCAGTAGTAATTGTAGAAATTGTGACCAGATGCTCAAACTGGCAAATATTTCATCATTTGAGGAGTTGATTGTGCCTTATTTCCTTCCAGCATTCAggtcatgtttttttaaaaaaaacagaaattatggGTATCCTTTCATCAAATTGGGTGCTGACTTCTGCCCAGTcctccttttatttattttcttctgtgtAACTTAAGGTTGGAGGTTTGTATCTGACCATCTGAAATGAAGTGTAGTGGTTGTAAGTAAACAATACGTAAAGCTACACTTAACCTAGAGGATAATGGCCCCTGATCTAGCAACTGGAAAAAGGAAAAGGACAGGACAGGATAATTTGTGAGATCAACATACTTGTTAGGTTGAATGCAAGTCTGAGAGGGACATTGCTGGGGCAGAAGAAAGAGAATTTTACGCTTCACCTCATAATTTAATATTTGTTAAAGTTATTTATTTGATTTTAAATTTAATGTTCCACTAATTGCTGTAAAAAGAACAAAATCTGAACACACTCTAAATAAGAAACATTTTGACCCACTAGAAAATTGATTCATTGGATAAGAAGACAAAACTTATCTCCAGCTGGTATACAATTTTCCCCCTTTCTCACAGTTGGAGATTTTGACAAGATTTGGCGTGAACACTGTGAAGATGAAGAAACTCTAAGTGAATATGCCGTTGCAATGAAGAATTTGGCAGACAATCATTGGGCTAAAAGCTGTGAGGGCGAAGGACGGATTGAATGGTGTCGCAGGTATGACTTAAAACAcgatttttttcagattttcattCATACCAATAACTTCAGATAAATTTAATTTCCATGTTTTATGTTAAATGTGACTCACAAATTAATTTTCCTAGTTTGTTCATTCTCTTTGACATGTAAGTAGAAACTAGttatggggggagagagggagaatttGGCCAAACTGCATCAGATCTGGCTACCGCATACAATGAATTTTTGAACTTCGCATGGTATTTTCCAGTTACCCATGTTCCACGAACTCTTCTCTGCATTTTCCTTCATGCAACACAAAGGGGTCTTAATTGAACCCTGAAAATGATGTGAAGATTGTAATACATGATTAATTTGATTCCGTTTAATCCAATATGGGAAACACCGGGGACCATGATCAGTTGAAAGCACAAATAATGCTTTTAAGCTGCacatgtagat encodes the following:
- the LOC134351427 gene encoding LOW QUALITY PROTEIN: negative elongation factor E (The sequence of the model RefSeq protein was modified relative to this genomic sequence to represent the inferred CDS: substituted 1 base at 1 genomic stop codon) — protein: DRERERGRARPRERERASETEREREGERDRERERGRARPREREREEXDRERERERDREREREGSFEDPDLELHAVYSSLREWDPLLGFHD